From one Lolium rigidum isolate FL_2022 chromosome 4, APGP_CSIRO_Lrig_0.1, whole genome shotgun sequence genomic stretch:
- the LOC124708421 gene encoding Bowman-Birk type bran trypsin inhibitor-like isoform X1 yields the protein MEKRIGAAILLTLSLVAAGFAGEVDATIRLPSDGQGLEEAKTRPWTCCDDLRELPKIPPIFSCEDKVEQCADACRYCEEDEDNPSLSVCADLYTGYDPGPRCTEEDNSEAAAAADHNLAMPAVEETLVEKAKEEEKEEEGPPWKCCVRIFCKWSPPPMPLTCRCKDTVKHCASACKSCEEVNGGEVCNDWYTGDPDAACY from the exons ATGGAGAAACGCATCGGCGCCGCGATCCTGCTGACGCTTTCGCTCGTCGCCGCTGGCTTTGCCGGCGAGGTGGACGCCACTATTCGCCTCCCTAGCGACGGCCAAG GTCTCGAGGAGGCGAAGACGAGGCCGTGGACGTGCTGCGACGATCTCAGAGAACTCCCCAAGATCCCGCCTATCTTCTCGTGCGAGGACAAGGTCGAGCAGTGCGCCGACGCCTGCAGGtactgcgaggaggacgaagataACCCTTCACTCAGCGTCTGCGCAGACCTGTACACTGGTTACGACCCGGGACCCAGATGTACCGAGGAGGACAACAGCGAAG CTGCGGCTGCTGCTGATCATAACCTGGCAATGCCCGCAGTGGAGGAGACGCTGGTAGAGAAGgcaaaggaagaagaaaaggaggaggaggGACCGCCATGGAAATGCTGCGTCAGGATCTTCTGCAAGTGGTCACCGCCGCCGATGCCGCTAACCTGCCGCTGCAAGGACACCGTCAAGCATTGCGCCAGCGCCTGCAAGAGCTGCGAGGAAGTCAATGGCGGCGAGGTCTGCAACGACTGGTACACGGGAGACCCCGATGCCGCGTGCTACTAG
- the LOC124708421 gene encoding Bowman-Birk type bran trypsin inhibitor-like isoform X2: MEKRIGAAILLTLSLVAAGFAGEVDATIRLPSDGQGLEEAKTRPWTCCDDLRELPKIPPIFSCEDKVEQCADACRYCEEDEDNPSLSVCADLYTGYDPGPRCTEEDNSEVEETLVEKAKEEEKEEEGPPWKCCVRIFCKWSPPPMPLTCRCKDTVKHCASACKSCEEVNGGEVCNDWYTGDPDAACY, translated from the exons ATGGAGAAACGCATCGGCGCCGCGATCCTGCTGACGCTTTCGCTCGTCGCCGCTGGCTTTGCCGGCGAGGTGGACGCCACTATTCGCCTCCCTAGCGACGGCCAAG GTCTCGAGGAGGCGAAGACGAGGCCGTGGACGTGCTGCGACGATCTCAGAGAACTCCCCAAGATCCCGCCTATCTTCTCGTGCGAGGACAAGGTCGAGCAGTGCGCCGACGCCTGCAGGtactgcgaggaggacgaagataACCCTTCACTCAGCGTCTGCGCAGACCTGTACACTGGTTACGACCCGGGACCCAGATGTACCGAGGAGGACAACAGCGAAG TGGAGGAGACGCTGGTAGAGAAGgcaaaggaagaagaaaaggaggaggaggGACCGCCATGGAAATGCTGCGTCAGGATCTTCTGCAAGTGGTCACCGCCGCCGATGCCGCTAACCTGCCGCTGCAAGGACACCGTCAAGCATTGCGCCAGCGCCTGCAAGAGCTGCGAGGAAGTCAATGGCGGCGAGGTCTGCAACGACTGGTACACGGGAGACCCCGATGCCGCGTGCTACTAG